The Bacillaceae bacterium IKA-2 DNA window TATGTAACTTTGTATACGCCAGTTTCTCATCATGCATTCTTTTTGTTAATAGATCAAACCAGTCTATTCGTGACTTTTCTAACGTATTACTTTTAATTTCTTTTATGCCATTTAAATGATCTGTAATACCTCCAAGATAATTTTTTCCTAATTCATATGTTCTGTTTCCTAGTTCAAATGATCTACGTAAAAATCTTTTAGAACATAGGAGCAAAATTAACCCACTAACTAATAAAAAAATTGTAATACCGGGAGATAACCAAAAAGCAAAACAAATTTGAATGATAGTAAAGATAAGAGATGTTATAAATTGCAAAAAAGAATTAGTTCCAGAACTAGCTCTGCCAAGCTCATTCGTTAATAGATTAATAAGATCAGTCTTTCGATTTTTAATGAAGAAATTCCAGTCTGCATGCAGTAAACCACTATACGTCTCCATTCGTAAGTGCCTGTAAAACCCTTGTTGTATTCTTGTATTTTGAATTGTAATTTGTCTTTGAATAAGGTTTTGTCCAATAATAATTGTTACATAAATACCTAGAATGAAAGATAGTCCAATTGTAAAAGGCATTGCATCTAAATAATTAACAATAGCTGCTATTGGGGTCCCAGCAGTATCGATATTTAATACCCCACTCATGCTTATCATCGGAATTAATAATAAAATTCCAACTCCCTCAAGTAAGCTTATTAAAACCATTGCTACTAGATTAATATAAAGAGTTTTTCCTGATAACCTATGGAGCTTTTTAAGAAAATATAAGACATCATTCACTACTTTTCCCCCCTAAGATATTGCGTGTTTCCTCGTTTTTCTCCATACCCATATTAATGGACGCAATGGAAAGTATAAAAAATGAAGTTTTGTTGGTAAAGGTAATGCTTCTGCATCTTCGGGATAAGGATAAAATAAACTAAGAGTAAAGAGAAATTTATGATTAATAGATTTTATCGAAAATAAATAGCGTTTATTGTAATTAGATACATAATCAGGTATAGGCTCTGTATGTGGGTTTACCATTTTTTCGAAGTAAAATATTGCAGCCTGAGCCAACCTTCTAGAACGTTTATTTAAAGCTATATGTTCCATTTCCTTAGGGACATGTGTACCTAATAAATATGAAACCAAAATCATGGCCTGTCCTATAACGGCAGGATTATGAAAAGAATTAATTAGCTTCGAAACCTTTTTCCAACTAATATCCTGTTTCATCATTTGATGTATATCCATTAACCAGCGTAGACGGAACCACCCATGTCGAGCACCATGGGAAACTAGAAATAAAAATAAATCTTCTCTTCCTAACATGTAGACAGGGCAACTTATTAAGAAACTTTGTCTTTTCCGGTCCCATAATTCATGAAAACTAGGTTCCTTACCAGGGCCAGGATTAAGGCGCCAGTGTATTTCTAGTTTAATATTTTTCTGCGGATGAAAAAAGACATTATGATAATATCTCCATTTCCAATCGCCTAATACTGTTCGAATATTATCCTTTTTTTCAAACCCATGTAATAAAAGTAGATTCTCAACTTCCTCAACCCTGTTAACCTGTACTAGCACATCTAAGTCAGA harbors:
- a CDS encoding nucleotidyltransferase family protein — encoded protein: MDNNISINVERIPKELKLLLDLIKVQNEEFTPGNREEQFRNINWDLTIKLAKFHRLYPFLYPKLKDVEFIPSFVVQELSEEYQKNTFQMLYLCAKMEHVSKLFIESEIPVIFLKGPALAKDLYGDISLRTSSDLDVLVQVNRVEEVENLLLLHGFEKKDNIRTVLGDWKWRYYHNVFFHPQKNIKLEIHWRLNPGPGKEPSFHELWDRKRQSFLISCPVYMLGREDLFLFLVSHGARHGWFRLRWLMDIHQMMKQDISWKKVSKLINSFHNPAVIGQAMILVSYLLGTHVPKEMEHIALNKRSRRLAQAAIFYFEKMVNPHTEPIPDYVSNYNKRYLFSIKSINHKFLFTLSLFYPYPEDAEALPLPTKLHFLYFPLRPLIWVWRKTRKHAIS